The following proteins are encoded in a genomic region of Spirosoma sp. SC4-14:
- a CDS encoding DUF4433 domain-containing protein, whose protein sequence is MFCRRTIPADPNYIFIGDSQLTQDRHEYPVPLENYGNLGDYVPFYFGPLSPMLLNIKTGYRGITKRPQEEIIYISCKVDSIVKAGLRFVFTDGQAKDRLTVFYQSLDDLDKIDWEVVKAKYWHNIEDDFDRQRRKQAEFLVYEQVTANLIDAIVVFNKEKADFVNGFLKQEGRSIPVYINPGNRFYY, encoded by the coding sequence ATGTTTTGCCGCCGTACTATCCCAGCAGACCCCAATTATATATTCATTGGTGATAGCCAATTAACTCAGGATAGGCATGAGTACCCAGTACCATTGGAAAACTACGGCAATTTGGGTGACTACGTGCCGTTCTACTTTGGTCCTTTGTCGCCAATGTTGTTGAACATTAAAACGGGATATAGAGGCATTACAAAACGACCACAGGAAGAAATAATTTACATAAGCTGCAAAGTAGACAGTATAGTAAAGGCCGGACTACGTTTTGTATTTACCGATGGACAGGCTAAAGACAGGCTAACCGTTTTTTATCAATCGCTCGACGATTTGGACAAGATAGATTGGGAGGTTGTCAAAGCAAAATATTGGCATAATATAGAAGACGATTTTGACCGGCAACGACGCAAACAGGCTGAATTTCTTGTTTATGAGCAAGTTACGGCAAACCTGATTGATGCAATTGTTGTTTTCAATAAGGAAAAAGCTGATTTTGTAAACGGATTCTTAAAACAGGAAGGGCGTTCCATTCCCGTGTATATCAACCCAGGTAACAGGTTTTATTACTAA
- a CDS encoding antA/AntB antirepressor family protein, producing MQELITITTGGQGLPVVSARELHAFLEVRTKFASWIERRINEFGFVEGQDYSSLTTLEVFPKNGKNPLGGRPELDYALTLDMAKELSMVERNAKGKQARQYFIDAEKKLRQLTALPSDYIRHQEQRLADLEQQLKQVLDAQQQAARSLLDVPRSTEPLPIETTRIKIQRIVNGYCRVNNLKQQDIWRRVYDRLFYLYRVNIRAHKRSDRESWLDVAERSGHLEKIYAIVSAELTYREE from the coding sequence ATGCAGGAACTAATCACCATTACCACCGGCGGCCAAGGCTTGCCGGTGGTATCTGCCCGTGAACTGCACGCTTTTTTAGAGGTCAGAACAAAGTTTGCGAGTTGGATCGAACGGCGCATCAATGAGTTTGGCTTTGTGGAAGGTCAGGACTATAGTTCATTAACCACTCTAGAGGTTTTTCCCAAAAATGGGAAAAACCCATTAGGGGGCCGCCCTGAATTGGATTATGCTTTGACGTTGGATATGGCTAAGGAGCTATCAATGGTCGAACGCAACGCCAAAGGCAAACAAGCCAGGCAGTATTTCATCGATGCCGAAAAAAAGCTACGTCAACTAACGGCGTTACCGAGTGATTATATACGTCATCAAGAACAGCGCCTTGCCGATCTGGAGCAGCAACTCAAACAGGTGCTCGATGCCCAGCAGCAGGCCGCCCGCTCGCTGCTCGACGTGCCCCGCTCCACCGAGCCGCTGCCAATCGAAACAACCCGCATCAAGATCCAGCGCATTGTCAATGGCTACTGCCGGGTCAACAACCTCAAACAGCAGGACATCTGGCGACGGGTCTATGACCGACTTTTTTACCTGTATCGGGTAAACATCCGGGCCCATAAGCGATCGGATCGGGAAAGTTGGCTGGACGTGGCCGAACGCAGCGGCCACCTGGAGAAGATCTACGCCATTGTGAGCGCTGAGCTTACCTACCGGGAGGAGTAG
- a CDS encoding TaqI-like C-terminal specificity domain-containing protein, with protein sequence MHLKALTPTESLEKTYRLQPAPREQIEHFKAQFLKLFNHINEKESEENVKDHLMDFLKEVYYKDAHVVAPKGKTDFVIHLGKDATTQAGVLFEMKRPANKGEMITRQNLNAKAFHELLLYYFQERERAKNSDIRHCVITNVYEWFIFDAALIDRLFYRNSHLAKEYKAWASGQKVSKNNELFYNEIIKPFLAELANKPDADEIAFTYFDLRNFQKIVADADKVNDKGLLSLYKVLSPTHLLKLPAATDSNKLNPKFYAELLHLIGLEEIKEGGKKVIRRKEVGKRDEGSLLENTIIELDTANKLAHLHDKAQYGATKEEQLFSVALELCITWVNRVLFLKLLESQLVKYHNGNRDYSFLNPDALTDFDELYKLFFRVLAKKPQERQASIQAKFGRVPYLNSSLFEITELEDATININGLDDSLNLPLYPKSVLKDNPAYKRTSELGTMTYLFAFLDAYDFASESREDIQEKNRTLINASVLGLIFEKINGYKDGSFYTPGFITEYMCRETIRKAVVQKFNEAKGWMCEDFADLENKDLDRDEANALINNLHICDPAVGSGHFLVSALNEIIAIKSDLRVLQDETGKRLKGYTVSILNDELLVQDEDDEPFVYQLQAATSKPTAERQRIQKTLFQEKQTIIENCLFGVDINPNSVKICRLRLWIELLKNAYYTDESDFTELETLPNIDINIKQGNSLLSKFSLTEDLSDVFRKQKFNIQTYKNTVKAYKDERSKDAKAELLRFINEIKNQFRETVINRDPRRKKLADLRGKRALLDINTDIFGNAIKDPKLVEVEKKRFDKLIEQAEADIADIENNALYRGSFEWRFEFPEVLDEKGNYIGFDAVIGNPPYIRQEELGESKELLKKDFPKTYAGTADLYVMFIEHGLRILRPNGQFVFIIPNKWMRAGYGLSLRKWLKTLAIEQIADFGDLAVFEEATTYPSILSIRNTSVMASFQVAQIDTLTYPDGLANYILSNRFGVSNDTLQDEGWQLTNQATLQLMDKLRATGKSLGDYVNGKIYYGIKTGLNEAFVIDAATKDRLIAEDPRSAEIIKPFLAGRDIKRYQTPTVDKYLILLEKGITNQKRQGIEPELWFKNNYSAIYEWLKPFEAKAKIRSDKGEYWWELRACDYYNEFEVNKITFPDIGIRVQAIYDELGSYCVNTAYFIPKDDKYLLALLNSNTVLHFYINLSTAIRGGYLRFFKQYVEQIPIPSATNAQKVNAECYVDQILTAKAVDPAADTSALESEIDKLVYELYGLTDEEIAILEGR encoded by the coding sequence ATGCACCTTAAAGCCCTCACACCTACCGAATCTCTTGAAAAAACCTACCGCCTTCAACCAGCTCCCCGCGAACAGATTGAACACTTTAAGGCTCAATTTCTCAAACTCTTTAACCACATTAACGAAAAGGAGAGTGAGGAAAACGTAAAAGATCATTTGATGGACTTTCTGAAAGAAGTCTATTACAAAGATGCTCACGTAGTGGCCCCAAAAGGCAAAACAGATTTTGTCATTCACTTAGGCAAAGACGCGACCACACAGGCAGGCGTCTTATTTGAGATGAAACGCCCCGCCAACAAAGGCGAAATGATTACGCGCCAAAACCTCAACGCTAAAGCCTTTCACGAACTTCTACTATACTACTTTCAGGAACGGGAACGGGCCAAAAACAGCGATATTCGGCACTGTGTCATTACCAACGTGTATGAGTGGTTTATTTTCGACGCGGCACTGATTGACCGTCTATTCTACCGTAACAGCCATTTAGCCAAAGAATACAAAGCCTGGGCATCGGGTCAAAAGGTCAGTAAGAACAATGAGTTGTTTTACAATGAAATTATTAAACCGTTCCTGGCTGAACTAGCTAATAAACCTGATGCTGACGAAATAGCATTCACCTACTTTGACCTACGCAACTTTCAGAAAATTGTAGCCGATGCCGACAAGGTTAATGATAAGGGGCTATTGTCGCTCTATAAAGTTCTTTCGCCTACGCATCTGCTGAAACTGCCAGCGGCAACCGATAGCAATAAACTCAATCCAAAGTTCTACGCCGAACTATTGCACCTCATCGGGTTAGAAGAAATAAAGGAGGGTGGCAAAAAAGTAATTCGCCGTAAAGAAGTGGGCAAGCGGGATGAAGGCTCATTGCTCGAAAACACGATCATTGAACTAGATACGGCCAATAAACTCGCTCATTTACACGACAAAGCACAATACGGCGCAACTAAAGAAGAACAATTGTTCAGTGTTGCGCTGGAACTCTGTATTACGTGGGTCAATCGGGTTCTGTTTCTGAAACTACTGGAATCGCAATTGGTCAAGTATCACAATGGCAACCGTGATTACTCGTTTTTGAATCCTGATGCGCTGACCGATTTTGACGAACTCTATAAACTGTTCTTTCGCGTACTAGCTAAGAAACCACAGGAACGGCAAGCGTCTATACAGGCTAAGTTTGGGCGGGTTCCTTATCTGAATAGCTCCCTGTTTGAGATTACCGAACTGGAAGACGCAACGATTAATATAAACGGTTTAGATGACAGCCTGAACTTACCGTTGTATCCGAAAAGCGTCCTGAAAGATAACCCGGCCTATAAACGCACGAGCGAATTAGGTACGATGACTTACCTGTTTGCCTTTCTGGATGCCTACGATTTTGCGTCTGAAAGTCGGGAAGATATACAGGAGAAAAACCGGACGTTGATTAATGCCAGTGTGTTAGGGTTGATTTTTGAAAAGATTAACGGCTACAAAGATGGTTCGTTCTATACGCCCGGTTTCATCACTGAGTATATGTGCCGCGAAACCATACGAAAAGCCGTAGTGCAGAAGTTCAATGAGGCAAAAGGCTGGATGTGTGAGGACTTTGCCGATCTGGAAAACAAAGACCTCGACCGTGACGAAGCCAACGCCCTTATTAACAACTTACATATCTGTGATCCGGCCGTTGGTTCAGGGCATTTTCTGGTATCGGCCCTAAACGAAATCATTGCCATTAAGTCCGATTTGCGCGTATTGCAGGACGAAACCGGCAAACGGCTCAAAGGCTATACCGTTAGCATTCTGAACGATGAACTATTGGTGCAGGATGAAGACGACGAACCTTTCGTTTATCAGTTACAGGCGGCAACCAGCAAACCAACCGCCGAACGCCAACGCATACAAAAAACGCTGTTTCAGGAAAAACAGACCATCATTGAAAATTGCCTGTTTGGAGTTGATATAAACCCGAACTCGGTTAAAATATGCCGGTTGCGGCTCTGGATTGAGCTACTGAAAAACGCCTACTATACCGACGAATCAGATTTTACGGAACTGGAAACGCTACCCAACATTGATATTAACATCAAGCAGGGTAATAGTTTGTTAAGCAAATTCAGTCTGACCGAAGACCTTAGCGACGTATTCAGGAAACAGAAGTTCAATATTCAGACCTATAAGAATACAGTTAAAGCCTACAAAGACGAACGTAGCAAGGATGCCAAAGCCGAACTATTACGGTTCATTAACGAGATCAAAAACCAGTTCCGCGAAACCGTTATTAACCGCGACCCACGCCGTAAGAAACTGGCTGATTTACGGGGCAAACGGGCCTTGCTCGACATCAATACTGATATTTTCGGCAATGCCATTAAAGACCCAAAACTGGTTGAGGTTGAAAAGAAACGGTTCGATAAGTTGATTGAACAGGCTGAGGCCGACATTGCCGACATTGAAAACAACGCCCTGTATCGGGGCTCGTTTGAATGGCGTTTTGAGTTTCCCGAAGTGCTGGACGAAAAAGGTAACTACATTGGTTTTGACGCTGTTATTGGTAATCCGCCGTATATCCGACAAGAAGAACTAGGTGAATCGAAAGAGCTACTGAAAAAAGACTTTCCAAAGACTTATGCGGGGACGGCTGATTTATACGTCATGTTTATTGAGCATGGATTACGCATTTTGCGGCCAAACGGTCAGTTCGTTTTCATTATTCCTAACAAATGGATGAGAGCGGGGTACGGGTTAAGTCTGCGTAAATGGCTCAAAACCCTGGCAATTGAGCAAATTGCTGACTTTGGCGATCTAGCCGTTTTTGAGGAAGCTACGACCTATCCAAGTATTCTGAGTATACGTAATACGTCGGTAATGGCTTCGTTTCAAGTAGCGCAAATTGATACGTTAACTTATCCTGATGGATTAGCGAATTACATTCTGAGTAATCGTTTTGGGGTCAGCAACGATACATTACAGGATGAAGGTTGGCAACTGACCAATCAGGCCACCCTACAGCTTATGGACAAGCTGCGGGCAACGGGTAAGTCTCTTGGTGACTATGTGAATGGCAAAATTTATTATGGGATTAAGACTGGACTCAATGAAGCCTTTGTGATTGATGCCGCCACGAAAGACAGATTGATTGCTGAAGACCCACGTAGCGCCGAGATAATTAAGCCATTTCTGGCAGGACGAGACATAAAACGGTATCAAACGCCTACTGTTGACAAGTATTTAATACTTCTTGAAAAAGGAATTACCAACCAAAAGCGACAAGGTATAGAGCCGGAGTTATGGTTTAAAAATAATTATTCAGCCATTTATGAATGGTTAAAACCCTTTGAAGCAAAAGCAAAGATTCGATCTGATAAGGGTGAGTACTGGTGGGAGTTACGAGCCTGTGATTATTACAATGAGTTCGAAGTGAACAAAATCACTTTTCCTGACATAGGTATCAGAGTGCAAGCCATCTATGATGAACTGGGTAGTTATTGTGTAAATACAGCCTACTTTATACCAAAAGACGATAAGTACTTATTGGCTTTACTGAACTCGAATACTGTTTTACACTTCTATATTAACCTCTCAACAGCAATTCGCGGAGGGTATTTAAGGTTTTTTAAACAGTACGTTGAGCAAATTCCAATTCCTTCTGCTACAAATGCTCAAAAAGTAAATGCAGAATGTTATGTCGATCAAATTCTAACCGCCAAAGCCGTCGACCCTGCCGCCGATACGTCAGCCCTGGAATCTGAAATTGATAAGTTAGTGTATGAACTGTACGGGTTGACAGATGAAGAAATAGCTATTTTGGAGGGGCGGTAA
- a CDS encoding helix-turn-helix transcriptional regulator, whose product MATFRSEIGSLIRKARMEQGLTQKELGEKIGVGEPTVNKYESGKQNLTVETLKRVADALDMQIKVTFYK is encoded by the coding sequence ATGGCAACCTTTAGAAGCGAAATAGGCAGTTTAATCAGGAAGGCTCGAATGGAACAAGGGCTCACCCAAAAAGAATTGGGTGAGAAAATAGGAGTTGGTGAACCTACGGTCAATAAGTATGAAAGCGGTAAGCAAAACCTAACAGTTGAAACTTTAAAAAGAGTAGCGGATGCGTTGGATATGCAGATAAAAGTGACTTTCTATAAATAG
- a CDS encoding SDR family oxidoreductase, protein MILVTGATGGLGHQTIDFLLKTTPATKIAALVRNLSKATDLMKQGIDVRQADYVDYPALVQAFQGIEKVLLVSAVAFTDRMRQHRNVIDAAVQAGVKHLFYTSIQRSTDFVMPEVTESDLATEAYLKASGLVYTILKNGYYFEGLGYLIGNEVPDTEIRFPAGDGKIAFVKRTELAAATASLLTSEGHDNQEYTLSGSEAYSFADIAREFSSLAGRPIAYQNSELAPYIAQKVAAGFPEVVATFLAQWGAAAKAGMLAGTSDTLERLLGRKPTSLREYLQTTYF, encoded by the coding sequence ATGATTCTAGTAACGGGAGCTACTGGTGGGCTAGGCCACCAAACCATCGACTTTTTGCTCAAAACCACCCCAGCCACAAAAATTGCTGCCCTGGTGCGCAATCTCAGTAAAGCCACCGATCTGATGAAGCAGGGCATTGACGTGCGGCAAGCCGATTATGTTGACTACCCCGCGCTGGTGCAGGCCTTTCAGGGCATCGAGAAGGTGCTGCTGGTTTCGGCCGTGGCCTTTACCGACCGGATGCGCCAGCACCGCAATGTTATCGATGCTGCGGTGCAAGCCGGGGTGAAGCATCTTTTTTACACTAGCATCCAGCGCAGCACTGATTTTGTCATGCCTGAGGTTACCGAAAGCGACCTGGCCACGGAAGCCTACCTCAAAGCGTCTGGCTTGGTGTATACCATTCTCAAAAACGGCTATTACTTTGAAGGTCTTGGATACTTGATTGGTAACGAGGTGCCGGACACCGAGATCCGTTTCCCGGCGGGCGATGGCAAGATCGCTTTCGTTAAGCGGACCGAGCTAGCCGCTGCCACAGCCTCCCTGCTGACCAGCGAAGGACACGACAACCAGGAGTATACTCTGTCGGGGAGTGAAGCCTATTCGTTTGCCGACATCGCCCGTGAATTCTCCTCGTTAGCGGGCAGGCCTATCGCCTACCAAAACAGTGAGCTAGCGCCTTACATCGCTCAGAAAGTAGCCGCTGGCTTCCCTGAAGTCGTGGCCACCTTCTTAGCCCAGTGGGGTGCGGCCGCCAAAGCGGGCATGCTGGCTGGCACGAGCGATACCCTCGAACGTCTACTGGGTCGCAAGCCAACTTCGCTACGGGAGTACCTGCAAACGACTTATTTCTAG
- a CDS encoding restriction endonuclease produces the protein MPNVYCVRAMYGQYTSHFLQGAYVAIGWLNGQDLSQVNDREEIRQRCRDANPQLTSNLVLGQQAGQVSRFLFDIKPGDYVITPAADTSILHYGQVEANPYFLGTDADGCPFTQRKRVRWSPGVLRRSTLSIPMQNTLGSSLTVFQISNDAEFFEAINRSDLASPVVLEQTHDHTEQVLKRLLELDPTEFELLIMHLLTAIGFEAQHTGQPHDGGVDVRGLLNVANMARIQLIVQVKRYQLSAKISAREVKALRSSIPAGAQGAFVTTATFHSSALDIATEAGFPRIGTVNGRQLVDLLTEHWADIPDEFKERLHLKVGLILA, from the coding sequence ATGCCTAACGTTTACTGTGTTCGTGCCATGTACGGCCAATACACTAGTCATTTCTTGCAGGGAGCGTATGTTGCTATTGGCTGGCTAAACGGCCAGGACTTGTCCCAGGTAAACGATCGGGAGGAAATTCGGCAGCGCTGTAGGGACGCCAATCCGCAACTGACCAGTAATCTTGTTCTGGGTCAACAAGCCGGTCAGGTATCCCGCTTTCTGTTTGACATTAAACCCGGTGATTATGTCATTACGCCCGCTGCTGATACAAGTATCCTGCATTACGGCCAGGTTGAAGCGAACCCTTATTTCCTGGGAACCGATGCCGACGGATGCCCTTTTACGCAGCGAAAGCGAGTCAGGTGGTCGCCGGGGGTGCTGCGACGTAGTACGCTATCTATTCCCATGCAGAATACGCTTGGCTCCAGCCTGACGGTATTTCAGATAAGTAACGATGCCGAGTTTTTCGAAGCCATTAACCGGAGCGATCTGGCCTCACCAGTCGTCCTGGAGCAAACGCATGACCACACCGAACAGGTCCTAAAGCGCCTGCTTGAACTCGATCCCACTGAATTTGAATTGCTGATCATGCACTTACTGACAGCCATCGGTTTTGAGGCTCAGCATACCGGCCAGCCGCACGACGGCGGAGTTGATGTACGGGGCCTGCTCAACGTGGCCAATATGGCTCGCATTCAGTTAATCGTTCAGGTCAAACGCTACCAGCTCAGTGCGAAGATCAGTGCCAGAGAGGTAAAAGCGTTACGCTCGAGCATACCGGCCGGGGCGCAGGGGGCGTTTGTGACAACCGCTACTTTTCATTCCTCCGCTTTGGATATAGCGACCGAGGCCGGTTTTCCCCGCATCGGTACCGTGAACGGCCGTCAGTTGGTCGACCTGCTCACCGAGCACTGGGCCGACATCCCGGATGAGTTTAAAGAGCGGCTGCACCTGAAAGTAGGCTTGATTCTGGCTTGA
- a CDS encoding TlpA disulfide reductase family protein produces the protein MRPFLLISLLLTSSLLRAQGNVYKIEGKLGKVNPTATAYVRYIVGKTVHSDSAQIQNGRFLITGAIDQPHYAWLFIDRTAIRFYLEPGTISVTSPDSIQNAVVSGSPMNSDHLKIKKLLKSTDQQMAMLRKEYQAATPEQRKEKDFEERFEKRSDAISAQERKLKAQFIQENPASMLSLYVLKDYTDWFAPEFSEVEPLFSRLLETVKTSKPGQEYAKTLAVLQATSVGATAPEFVQPDTLGRAISLSGFRGKYVLIDFWASWCGPCRAENPNLVKTFQQYKDKNFTILSVSLDKPGGKEAWLKAIHKDHLDWTHVSELKQWDSEIVKQYAIQVIPQNVLIGPDGKVLAKNIRGEALGIKLAELLTKRP, from the coding sequence ATGAGACCTTTTCTACTGATTTCATTGCTGCTTACTTCGTCTCTGCTTCGGGCTCAGGGTAACGTATACAAGATTGAGGGAAAACTAGGAAAGGTTAACCCAACGGCCACGGCTTATGTGCGCTATATCGTGGGGAAGACCGTACATTCCGATTCCGCCCAAATCCAGAATGGGCGATTTCTCATCACTGGAGCAATCGATCAACCCCATTATGCTTGGCTATTTATTGATCGAACAGCGATCCGTTTCTATTTGGAACCCGGTACTATTTCGGTGACCAGTCCTGACTCCATTCAAAATGCGGTGGTTAGTGGATCACCAATGAACAGCGATCATCTGAAAATCAAAAAATTACTCAAATCTACGGATCAGCAGATGGCTATGCTACGCAAGGAGTACCAAGCAGCTACACCAGAGCAGAGAAAAGAGAAGGACTTTGAAGAGCGTTTCGAAAAGCGCAGTGATGCGATCTCAGCTCAGGAGCGTAAACTGAAAGCCCAGTTTATTCAAGAAAACCCTGCGTCTATGCTAAGTCTGTATGTGTTGAAAGACTATACAGATTGGTTTGCTCCAGAATTTTCGGAAGTGGAACCTCTGTTCAGCCGACTTCTAGAGACAGTCAAAACCAGCAAACCAGGCCAAGAGTACGCTAAAACCCTGGCTGTTCTTCAAGCCACTTCGGTTGGGGCAACGGCTCCTGAATTTGTTCAACCTGATACTTTGGGCAGAGCCATCTCTCTAAGTGGCTTCCGGGGGAAATATGTGCTGATTGATTTTTGGGCGAGTTGGTGCGGTCCTTGTCGGGCTGAAAATCCGAATTTAGTCAAGACATTCCAGCAGTATAAGGACAAAAATTTTACCATATTAAGCGTTTCCTTGGATAAGCCCGGGGGTAAAGAAGCTTGGCTAAAAGCTATCCATAAAGACCATCTTGACTGGACTCATGTCTCGGAGTTAAAACAATGGGACTCAGAAATTGTAAAGCAATATGCCATTCAAGTGATTCCTCAAAACGTCTTAATTGGTCCTGACGGAAAAGTTCTTGCCAAAAATATTCGAGGTGAAGCGTTAGGAATAAAATTGGCCGAACTATTGACTAAGAGGCCCTAA
- a CDS encoding macro domain-containing protein produces MIHFITGDLLSSDAQALVNTVNTVGVMGKGIALQFKERFPLNFKRYKDACKTGELQPGKLLVVRETSINGEKIIINFPTKTDWKQRSSYAYIEAGLQELVRVIEQETIQRIAIPPLGCGNGGLKWEKVRPMMEQYLGSLPIEVFIFEPNEAIKQVLQKQETKKTVQLSPARAMLLYALFAYESMGEHASLFVANKLAYFLQRLGENLRLNFKPHHYGPYASEVGHVLYKLNGVYMMGMEQNEIKAFESLQLRYDKLDEVRDYVNNSLQPEQRQRLKNLLTLITGFQSALSLEVLASVDFIQAQEGITSVEDVFARLQNWSDRKKRLIKERHVAIAVEQLNAYKQHPAFA; encoded by the coding sequence ATGATTCATTTTATAACAGGCGATCTATTAAGCTCCGATGCTCAGGCACTCGTTAATACCGTTAATACGGTGGGGGTCATGGGGAAAGGTATTGCCTTACAGTTTAAAGAACGTTTTCCGCTCAACTTCAAACGCTATAAAGATGCCTGTAAGACGGGGGAACTTCAGCCGGGGAAATTATTGGTAGTACGGGAAACCTCAATCAATGGTGAGAAGATAATTATCAATTTTCCTACCAAGACCGATTGGAAACAGCGTTCGAGCTACGCATACATTGAGGCCGGTCTACAGGAATTGGTTCGTGTTATTGAACAGGAAACGATTCAACGTATTGCTATTCCGCCGTTAGGATGTGGCAATGGTGGATTAAAGTGGGAGAAAGTACGCCCAATGATGGAACAATACTTAGGTAGTTTACCGATTGAGGTATTTATTTTCGAGCCAAACGAAGCCATTAAACAGGTTTTACAGAAACAGGAAACTAAAAAAACGGTCCAACTCTCGCCCGCACGGGCCATGTTGCTCTATGCGCTGTTTGCGTATGAAAGTATGGGAGAACACGCGAGCCTGTTTGTCGCCAACAAATTAGCCTATTTTCTTCAACGGCTAGGCGAAAATTTGCGGCTCAATTTTAAACCTCATCACTACGGGCCTTATGCCAGTGAAGTAGGGCACGTATTATACAAGTTGAATGGGGTTTACATGATGGGTATGGAGCAAAACGAAATAAAGGCGTTTGAATCGCTCCAGCTACGCTATGATAAATTAGATGAAGTAAGGGATTACGTTAATAACAGCCTACAGCCCGAACAGCGTCAACGGCTCAAGAATCTACTGACGTTAATTACTGGTTTTCAGTCGGCCCTATCGCTGGAAGTATTAGCGTCGGTCGATTTTATTCAGGCACAGGAAGGAATTACATCGGTTGAAGACGTGTTTGCACGTCTACAAAATTGGTCAGACCGTAAGAAACGATTAATCAAGGAACGCCATGTGGCCATAGCCGTAGAACAGTTGAACGCCTATAAACAGCATCCTGCATTTGCTTGA
- a CDS encoding helix-turn-helix domain-containing protein — MKAFKQRSTCPISTALDVLGDKWSLLILRDIVFAGKSTYGEFQQSAEKMATNVLADRLAVLESQGLLSKAVAMDKKSKFTYRLTEKGVDTIPILMELLLWGSQHGPSVVEAGLLEELQAGKESVVAKYQRLAREKALA, encoded by the coding sequence ATGAAAGCATTTAAACAGAGGTCTACTTGTCCTATCAGCACAGCACTCGATGTGCTGGGGGATAAATGGAGCCTGCTCATTCTGCGGGATATAGTGTTTGCGGGGAAGTCTACTTATGGGGAATTTCAACAGTCAGCGGAAAAAATGGCGACTAACGTGCTGGCCGACCGCCTGGCGGTGCTGGAGTCGCAAGGCCTCTTAAGCAAGGCTGTGGCTATGGATAAGAAATCGAAGTTCACCTACCGCCTGACCGAAAAAGGAGTTGATACGATTCCCATTCTTATGGAACTCCTATTGTGGGGAAGCCAGCATGGGCCCAGCGTTGTCGAGGCTGGCTTGCTGGAAGAACTTCAGGCTGGGAAAGAGTCGGTCGTTGCGAAGTACCAACGGCTGGCTCGTGAAAAGGCCCTGGCCTAA